From Juglans regia cultivar Chandler chromosome 8, Walnut 2.0, whole genome shotgun sequence, the proteins below share one genomic window:
- the LOC108990733 gene encoding uncharacterized protein LOC108990733 translates to MFLWRACKEALPTLANLRRRKVVEQSSCLICKLEPETSGHVLWGCIAAKDVWGQGVIKVQKLSFQSDLIFDIWSRMVERLSLEELEEVAATMRGIWTRRNNTLYGKYFKHPTALHQLAKAELVAYRETLTEEPVVNPTTHVGTQKWSKPEVGSFKVNWDAAVNQREGHIGIGVLIKDHQGFPIGSLQANKSFKGTPFDAEAYGILLAAVFCREMGITQCLLEGDSKQVVDLMNHQPKNWSLGGCLVEDARVVLNSFA, encoded by the coding sequence ATGTTCCTATGGAGAGCATGCAAGGAGGCCTTACCAACTCTTGCAAATCTGAGAAGGAGGAAAGTAGTGGAACAAAGTTCATGTCTGATTTGTAAGCTGGAGCCTGAAACTTCTGGTCATGTTCTGTGGGGCTGCATTGCTGCAAAGGATGTGTGGGGCCAGGGAGTTATAAAGGTGCAAAAACTATCTTTTCAAAGTGATTTAATATTTGATATCTGGTCGAGAATGGTGGAGAGGCTTAGTTTAGAGGAACTTGAAGAAGTGGCAGCTACTATGAGGGGCATATGGACTAGAAGGAACAACACTCTTTATGGTAAATATTTCAAACATCCAACTGCTCTCCACCAACTAGCCAAGGCAGAACTGGTAGCATACAGGGAAACTCTCACAGAGGAGCCAGTTGTCAATCCCACAACTCATGTAGGGACTCAAAAGTGGTCAAAGCCTGAGGTTGGTTCTTTTAAAGTCAACTGGGATGCGGCTGTAAATCAAAGGGAAGGGCATATAGGAATTGGAGTGCTCATCAAAGATCACCAAGGTTTCCCTATTGGAAGCCTACAGGCAAACAAATCCTTCAAAGGAACTCCCTTCGATGCTGAAGCCTATGGCATACTCCTAGCAGCAGTTTTCTGCAGAGAGATGGGCATAACACAATGTCTGTTGGAGGGGGATTCAAAGCAAGTAGTAGATTTAATGAACCACCAACCAAAGAACTGGAGTTTGGGTGGCTGTCTGGTGGAAGATGCAAGGGTGGTACTAAATTCTTTTGCTTGA